In Deltaproteobacteria bacterium, the sequence GCCGTAGTCCTTGCGCACGAGGTGCATGCACAGGTCGAGACCGGCGGCGCTCCCGGCAGAGGTCAAGAGCCGGCCTTCGTCGACGTAGAGCACGTCCGGCACGAGCTTCACGCGCGGAAACCGCTCGGCGAATGTCCGCGCGTAGCGCCAGTGGGTCGTCGCACGCAGCCCGTCCAAAAGCCCGGTGGCGGCGAGGACGAAGGCACCCGAGCAGATCGAGACCAGCCGTGCCCCGCGCCGGTACGCGCGCCGCAGCGCGGCCAGCACCGATGCGGGAATCGGCTCGTCGAGGTTGCGCCGCCACCCCGGGACGACCACTGTCCCTGCGCCCTCGATCGCGCGCAGCCCGCGCTGAACCTGAAGCGTCACGCCGCCCTCGGCGCGCAACGCTCCGCGCTCGGCGGCGCAGACCTGGAAATCGTACCAGGGCACACCCAGCTCGGGCCGGCGCAGGGCGAAGACCTCGACGGCGATGGCGAACTCGAAGGTGCAGAGCCCGTCGTAGGCGAGAACGGCGACGGATCGGTTCCGGGGCGGCATTGGCAGAGTATTGCCGAACCATGGCAGAACTGCCAGCGGCGCGCTCGTGCGGGGGACGGCAACTCGGCGGCTACGGGAGGTCCACATGCCGACGCTGCCTTCGCGGTCTCCGGTCACCGAAATCCCGGCGCTGAGCTCCGCCGACGCCCTGCGCCACTTCAGCCGTCTTCTCGAGCTCGAAACGGACTGCTGGGACGTCCACGCCTCGCTCGAGAGCGGCGGTTTCGTGCTGCTCGACGTCCGCAGCGCCGAGCTCTTCCGGCGCGGCCACGCCCGGGGGGCGGTCAGTCTGCCGCACGCGCGCATCACTGCGCGCGCTCTCGAGCAGTACCCGCCCGAGACGCTGTTCGTCGTCTACTGCTCGGGTCCTCACTGCAACGGCGCGGACCGGGCGGCGATCCGGCTCGCGACGCTGGGGCGGCCGGTGAAGAAGATGATCGGCGGCATGACTGGGTGGATCGGCGAGGGCTTCCCCCTCGCGGAGGGACCCGGCGGGGAGTGACGGCACCTTCAGGCGCGGTGGGCCTTGGCCATCTGGCCGGCGATCCGCGCGACGCGCTCGCGGAGCGCAGCGGGCCCGACGACGCGGACGTCGGCACCGAAAGCGAGGACCCAGGCGACCACCTCGGGGCAGAGACGCACGCGCATACGGACGTGGATCCGGCCGCCGCGCATGAACGCTTCCTGCGAGCGGTGCCAGCGGTGGCTGCGCACGAACGTGGCCCACCGGCGGGCCAGGCTGACCTCGACGACGCGCACGGGGTACTTCTCGTCCACGAAGATGCCGAAGCTGTCGGCGAACACGCGCTCCGGATCGTAGCGATCCTTGTCCGGGTACTGGAACGTCCCGCCCACCGACTCGGCGGCGTCGATCCGCGAGAACCGGTAGGGGTGCGGCTCGCGGCCGCGCGGCCGGCCAATCACGTAAAGCTGGTGATCGTAGACCGCGAGCGAGAGCGGCTCGATGCGCAGCGATTGCCGCCTGCCGTCGAACGCGCG encodes:
- the ftrA gene encoding transcriptional regulator FtrA gives rise to the protein MPPRNRSVAVLAYDGLCTFEFAIAVEVFALRRPELGVPWYDFQVCAAERGALRAEGGVTLQVQRGLRAIEGAGTVVVPGWRRNLDEPIPASVLAALRRAYRRGARLVSICSGAFVLAATGLLDGLRATTHWRYARTFAERFPRVKLVPDVLYVDEGRLLTSAGSAAGLDLCMHLVRKDYGAAIANEVARRLVIAPHREGGQAQFVPEPIAPTETGSPLAPALDWALQNLREAISVRRLARRAGMSERTFCRRFHAQTGTSPARWLIGQRVIAAQRLLETTLLPVEAIADRTGMGTAANLRHQFRARVRTTPTQYRRTFRGAPQPFIAGRIE
- a CDS encoding rhodanese-like domain-containing protein; translation: MPTLPSRSPVTEIPALSSADALRHFSRLLELETDCWDVHASLESGGFVLLDVRSAELFRRGHARGAVSLPHARITARALEQYPPETLFVVYCSGPHCNGADRAAIRLATLGRPVKKMIGGMTGWIGEGFPLAEGPGGE